One part of the Microlunatus elymi genome encodes these proteins:
- a CDS encoding MDR family MFS transporter, which translates to MTEAVTAEAVAEPQEKKGGRHLVPIFAGLLVAMFLAALDQTIFSTALPTIVGDLHGVDQMLWVTTAYLLAATIMMPIYGKLGDLIGRKSLLIIALSIFVGGSLVGAVANDMTVLIIGRAIQGLGGGGLMLLAQAIIADVVPARERGKYMGVMGAVFGLSSVVGPLLGGWFTESLSWRMGFWLNVPLGIVAILAAVLFLKLPKHDQKPNIDILGIATMAVGVTALILATSWGGNKYDWDSWQILGLFGVTAVFGVLFVIAEKFAKEPIIPLHLFKQRNFNLTTVAGLIIAIAMFGAIGYMPTYLQMSQGVSATESGLMLIPMVAGLLITSIISGQIVSRTGKYKWAPIVSMIITTGGVLLLSTLTVDTPLWVLMAYIFVLGAGIGVGMQNLILIVQNTFPAREVGTATASNNFFRQIGASLGSAVVGSIFTSRLTDLLTERMPAQAMQGAGGANSLTPDLVKHLPQQIQDIIVGAYNDALTPIFLYLAPLLLVALILVFFVKEKPLATTIEGSGADLLESADEGAALAAAGSVAAPAAAPAATEVATVNRPIAITVGSDDDLDHELLRGRDDEALPVGAHAMITEQSKIINGSSVEVDQASGWNPEELDDPAERLSVAALDVLTAAQQQVRAQDLAGARTIERVGAQLDDVTHRFDAAIGGFHRELQQIRDELLSGRLDPAPVPQGSGGDELRQYEYNLLLDSQQTADRVTKLAQQEAERTLAEADQQRVELEKRIERLRSVERELTGAVSHQLGSAEQDRATDSI; encoded by the coding sequence ATGACTGAAGCAGTCACCGCTGAGGCGGTGGCCGAACCCCAAGAGAAGAAGGGCGGACGGCACCTGGTGCCGATCTTCGCCGGTCTGCTCGTCGCCATGTTCCTGGCGGCGCTGGACCAAACGATCTTCAGCACCGCGCTGCCGACCATCGTCGGTGACCTGCACGGTGTTGATCAGATGCTGTGGGTGACCACGGCGTACCTGCTGGCCGCGACGATCATGATGCCGATCTACGGCAAACTCGGCGACCTGATCGGCCGCAAGTCGTTGTTGATCATCGCGTTGAGCATCTTCGTCGGCGGCTCGCTGGTCGGCGCAGTGGCCAACGACATGACGGTGTTGATCATCGGCCGGGCCATCCAGGGCCTCGGCGGCGGCGGCCTGATGCTGCTGGCCCAGGCGATCATCGCCGACGTCGTCCCGGCCCGCGAACGCGGCAAGTACATGGGCGTGATGGGCGCCGTCTTCGGCCTGTCCTCGGTCGTCGGCCCGCTGCTGGGCGGCTGGTTCACCGAGAGCCTGTCCTGGCGGATGGGCTTCTGGCTGAACGTCCCGCTCGGCATCGTCGCGATCCTGGCCGCGGTCCTCTTCCTCAAGCTGCCCAAGCATGATCAGAAGCCGAACATCGACATCCTCGGCATCGCCACCATGGCCGTCGGCGTCACCGCGCTGATCCTGGCCACCAGCTGGGGCGGCAACAAGTACGACTGGGATTCCTGGCAGATCCTCGGTCTGTTCGGCGTCACCGCGGTCTTCGGTGTGCTGTTCGTGATCGCGGAGAAGTTCGCCAAGGAGCCGATCATCCCGCTGCACCTGTTCAAGCAGCGCAACTTCAACCTGACCACGGTGGCCGGTCTGATCATCGCGATCGCGATGTTCGGTGCGATCGGCTACATGCCGACCTACCTGCAGATGTCTCAGGGCGTCAGCGCCACCGAGTCCGGCCTGATGCTGATCCCGATGGTGGCCGGTCTGTTGATCACCTCGATCATCTCCGGTCAGATCGTCAGCCGCACCGGCAAGTACAAGTGGGCGCCGATCGTCAGCATGATCATCACCACCGGCGGCGTACTGCTGCTGTCGACCCTGACCGTGGACACCCCGCTGTGGGTGCTGATGGCCTACATCTTCGTGCTCGGCGCCGGCATCGGCGTCGGCATGCAGAACCTGATCCTGATCGTGCAGAACACGTTCCCGGCAAGGGAAGTCGGTACGGCGACCGCCTCGAACAACTTCTTCCGTCAGATCGGTGCCTCGCTCGGTTCGGCCGTCGTCGGCAGCATCTTCACCAGCCGGCTGACCGACCTGCTGACCGAGCGGATGCCGGCTCAGGCGATGCAGGGCGCCGGCGGTGCCAACTCGCTGACTCCGGACCTGGTCAAGCATCTGCCACAGCAGATCCAGGACATCATCGTCGGTGCGTACAACGATGCGCTGACGCCGATCTTCCTCTACCTGGCTCCGCTGCTGCTGGTTGCCCTGATCCTGGTGTTCTTCGTCAAGGAGAAGCCGCTGGCCACCACCATCGAGGGCTCCGGCGCGGACCTGCTCGAATCCGCTGACGAGGGTGCTGCGCTGGCTGCGGCCGGGTCTGTGGCAGCTCCGGCGGCTGCCCCGGCGGCGACCGAGGTCGCGACGGTGAATCGGCCGATCGCGATCACTGTGGGCTCGGATGATGATCTTGATCACGAGTTGCTGCGCGGCCGCGATGACGAGGCGTTGCCGGTCGGCGCGCATGCGATGATCACCGAGCAGTCCAAGATCATCAACGGCAGCAGCGTCGAAGTTGATCAAGCGTCGGGCTGGAATCCCGAAGAGCTCGACGATCCGGCCGAGCGGCTGTCCGTGGCGGCGCTGGACGTGCTCACCGCGGCGCAGCAACAGGTACGCGCTCAGGACCTGGCCGGGGCGCGGACGATCGAGCGGGTCGGTGCGCAGCTGGACGACGTCACGCACCGGTTCGACGCAGCGATCGGCGGCTTCCACCGGGAGCTGCAGCAGATCCGCGACGAGCTGCTCAGCGGCCGGCTGGATCCTGCTCCGGTTCCGCAGGGCTCCGGTGGTGACGAGTTGCGGCAGTACGAGTACAACCTGCTGCTGGACAGCCAGCAGACCGCCGACCGGGTGACCAAGCTGGCGCAGCAGGAGGCCGAACGGACCCTCGCCGAGGCCGATCAGCAGCGGGTCGAGCTGGAGAAGCGGATCGAACGGCTACGCAGCGTGGAGCGTGAGCTGACCGGTGCGGTCTCCCACCAGCTCGGTAGCGCCGAGCAGGATCGGGCGACCGACAGCATCTGA
- a CDS encoding PaaI family thioesterase, which yields MHLRSAALILVCLLQVSRVHVGRCAFPPRNAIGTVHGGVIASWLDTAMGYAIQSRLDIGISLTTLDIQVRYLRAIQANDPPLRVIGTAEHVGRTTATARAEVLDDQDRRLATATTSCLILRRD from the coding sequence ATGCACCTTCGTTCCGCAGCTTTGATCTTGGTCTGCCTGCTGCAGGTCTCCCGGGTGCATGTGGGGAGGTGCGCGTTTCCACCCCGCAACGCGATCGGTACGGTGCACGGCGGCGTGATCGCCTCCTGGCTGGACACCGCGATGGGGTACGCGATTCAGAGCCGACTGGACATCGGCATCAGTCTGACGACCCTGGACATTCAGGTCCGCTACCTGCGAGCGATCCAGGCGAACGACCCTCCGCTGCGGGTGATCGGCACTGCCGAACACGTCGGTCGGACCACTGCGACCGCTCGCGCCGAGGTACTTGATGATCAAGATCGGCGGCTCGCCACCGCCACCACCAGCTGCCTGATTCTCCGCCGGGACTGA
- a CDS encoding aldo/keto reductase, with product MIETLSFGRTGHESTRIIFGAAALAEVSQDDADRTLDLIRRHGINHIDTAASYGAAEDRLGPHLQDHRDDYFLASKTGDRTASEAYASIQRSLERMRTDHLDLIQLHNLVDEDERRTALGTGGALEACVRARDEGLVRHIGITGHGVTVARQHLKSLRVFDFDSVLLPYNYPMTRNPDYLADWEELYTYCQEHDIAVQTIKAITRAPWQEGSEHFASTWYEPLRDQAAIDTAVGWVLGRPGIFLNTVGDIDILPKVLDAAERFTERPDDAAMTELEQAWGMEPLFV from the coding sequence ATGATCGAAACCCTGTCCTTCGGTCGTACCGGCCACGAGTCGACCCGCATCATCTTCGGCGCGGCAGCGCTGGCGGAGGTCAGCCAGGACGATGCCGACCGGACCCTGGACCTGATCCGCCGGCACGGCATCAACCACATCGACACCGCCGCCAGCTACGGCGCCGCCGAGGATCGGCTCGGTCCGCACCTGCAAGATCATCGCGACGACTACTTCCTGGCGTCCAAGACCGGAGACCGGACCGCGTCCGAGGCGTACGCGTCGATTCAGCGTTCGCTGGAACGGATGCGGACCGATCACCTGGACCTGATCCAACTGCACAATCTCGTCGACGAGGACGAACGGCGGACCGCACTCGGCACCGGGGGTGCGTTGGAGGCGTGTGTCCGGGCCCGCGACGAGGGGCTGGTCCGGCACATCGGGATCACCGGACACGGTGTCACGGTGGCCCGTCAGCACCTGAAATCCCTGCGGGTGTTCGATTTCGACTCGGTGCTGCTGCCGTACAACTATCCGATGACGCGGAATCCGGACTACCTCGCCGACTGGGAGGAGCTGTACACGTACTGTCAGGAACATGACATCGCGGTGCAGACGATCAAGGCGATCACCCGCGCGCCCTGGCAGGAAGGGTCCGAGCATTTCGCCAGCACCTGGTACGAGCCGCTGCGAGACCAAGCCGCCATCGACACCGCGGTCGGCTGGGTCCTCGGCCGCCCGGGCATCTTCCTGAACACCGTCGGCGACATCGACATCCTGCCCAAGGTGCTGGACGCCGCCGAACGCTTCACCGAGCGCCCCGACGACGCCGCGATGACCGAGTTGGAACAGGCCTGGGGGATGGAGCCGCTCTTCGTCTGA
- the larC gene encoding nickel pincer cofactor biosynthesis protein LarC, with product MTQRHAWIDASAGVAGDMLLGALIDAGADVEFAQRCIDQVLPDSVRLRTEHVTRAGIAAIKVHVDVLVADPPHRTWRTISTMLTDAGLPEPVRTSATAVFARLAEAEGRVHGVPADDIHFHEVGALDSIADVVGVCAGIFDLAIDQLTASKVAVGSGFVRAAHGRIPVPVPAVTRLADGWTLFAGGEGELTTPTGMALLATLCAECTDLPAMRLQTVGLGAGTKDFAGHANVTRLLIGERTEVAGVGAGDPAVVLEANVDDLDPRLWPGVLADLMAGGASDAWLVPIMMKKGRPAHTLCVLAHPSATAGLRELILTRTSTIGVRQQEYRKFALPRAWSRIRLGDGQVMIKIAHRDGLIKQVTPEFDDVVAVAAAAGKPTRVVLAEAIAAAQHAGLVIGVPVPENARTTPH from the coding sequence GTGACCCAACGCCACGCCTGGATCGACGCATCCGCCGGAGTCGCCGGCGACATGCTGCTCGGTGCACTGATCGATGCCGGTGCCGACGTCGAGTTCGCGCAGCGCTGCATCGACCAGGTGCTGCCCGACTCCGTACGGCTGCGGACCGAGCACGTCACCCGGGCCGGCATCGCGGCGATCAAGGTGCACGTCGACGTACTCGTTGCCGACCCGCCGCACCGGACCTGGCGAACGATCTCGACCATGCTGACCGATGCCGGGCTGCCCGAGCCGGTGCGGACTTCGGCGACCGCCGTGTTCGCCCGACTGGCGGAAGCGGAGGGCCGAGTGCACGGGGTGCCGGCCGACGACATCCACTTCCACGAGGTCGGCGCGCTGGACTCGATCGCCGACGTGGTCGGAGTCTGTGCCGGGATCTTCGACCTGGCGATCGACCAGCTGACCGCGAGCAAGGTGGCCGTCGGCTCCGGTTTCGTCCGGGCGGCGCACGGCCGGATCCCGGTGCCGGTGCCGGCGGTCACCCGGCTGGCCGACGGCTGGACCCTGTTCGCCGGGGGCGAGGGCGAGCTGACCACACCGACCGGAATGGCCTTGCTGGCAACGCTGTGCGCCGAATGCACAGACCTGCCGGCGATGCGGCTGCAGACCGTCGGGCTGGGTGCCGGCACGAAGGACTTCGCCGGGCACGCCAACGTGACCCGACTGCTGATCGGAGAGCGTACGGAGGTGGCCGGGGTCGGTGCCGGTGACCCGGCGGTGGTGCTGGAAGCCAACGTCGATGATCTTGATCCACGGCTGTGGCCCGGTGTGCTGGCCGACCTGATGGCCGGCGGGGCCTCCGACGCCTGGCTGGTGCCGATCATGATGAAGAAGGGCCGTCCGGCCCATACCCTGTGTGTGCTGGCGCATCCGTCGGCGACGGCCGGGTTGCGGGAGTTGATCTTGACCCGGACCAGCACCATCGGCGTACGCCAGCAGGAGTATCGCAAGTTCGCACTGCCGCGAGCCTGGTCCAGGATCAGACTCGGTGACGGCCAGGTGATGATCAAGATCGCCCATCGAGACGGGCTGATCAAGCAGGTGACGCCGGAGTTCGACGACGTCGTCGCAGTGGCTGCGGCGGCCGGGAAGCCGACCCGGGTGGTGCTGGCCGAGGCGATCGCCGCCGCGCAGCACGCCGGGCTGGTGATCGGCGTACCCGTACCGGAGAACGCCCGCACAACACCCCACTGA
- the larB gene encoding nickel pincer cofactor biosynthesis protein LarB → MPDPLEDIATLDFARAARRGYPEAVLCEPKSIDQVATIAQAVADRAAGSPDQITLFTRATDDQAKAILGVLPDASWDRTARLLAWPPTPPEPTGDAVLVLCAGTSDLPVAREALLTARYLGRSAELVVDVGVAGLHRVLGKLDQLRRARVIVVAAGMDGALPSVVAGLVSCPVIALPTSVGYGAAFGGIAPLLSMLNACAPGVAVVNIDNGYGAGHLAAQVAAPRTEEAL, encoded by the coding sequence ATGCCTGACCCCCTGGAGGACATCGCGACCCTCGACTTCGCCCGGGCCGCCCGCCGCGGCTACCCGGAGGCGGTGCTCTGCGAACCCAAATCGATCGACCAGGTGGCGACGATCGCCCAGGCCGTTGCCGACCGCGCCGCCGGATCTCCGGACCAGATCACTCTGTTCACCCGGGCCACGGACGACCAGGCCAAGGCGATCCTCGGGGTGCTGCCGGACGCGTCCTGGGACCGGACCGCACGATTGCTGGCCTGGCCGCCGACCCCACCCGAGCCGACCGGCGATGCGGTGCTGGTGCTCTGCGCCGGCACCTCCGATCTGCCGGTGGCCCGGGAGGCACTGCTGACCGCCCGCTATCTGGGGCGTTCAGCCGAGTTGGTCGTCGATGTCGGCGTGGCCGGACTGCATCGGGTGCTGGGCAAGCTCGATCAGTTGCGCCGTGCCCGGGTGATCGTGGTCGCCGCCGGGATGGACGGCGCCCTGCCGAGCGTGGTCGCCGGCCTGGTCAGCTGCCCGGTGATCGCGCTGCCCACCTCAGTCGGCTACGGCGCCGCGTTCGGCGGCATCGCACCCCTGCTGTCGATGCTCAACGCCTGCGCGCCCGGCGTCGCCGTGGTCAACATCGACAACGGGTACGGCGCCGGCCACCTCGCCGCCCAGGTCGCCGCCCCGAGAACCGAGGAAGCTCTGTGA
- the larE gene encoding ATP-dependent sacrificial sulfur transferase LarE — translation MTSQSAAVDDPATVQAEIGIQDELEALRRQFAGVGRLGVAFSGGVDSSVLLAAAVRELGADRVIAILGVSPSLATAERAAAHEVARFIGAPVIEVETHEGERPEYRANGADRCYFCKDELFTRIDDQLVAEHGLDAIAYGENADDALRPDRPGAAAASQHRVLRPLAAAGLDKQAVRRLARAWRLPSADKPAAPCLASRIPHHQEVTPEKLQQIDQAEAALRELGFTDFRVRHHGEIARIELPTDDLVRAVTPPLNGDIRRAVQRAGFRYAAVDLAGMQSGAFTLTVLGQRDA, via the coding sequence ATGACGTCGCAATCAGCCGCGGTGGACGACCCGGCCACCGTCCAGGCAGAGATCGGGATCCAGGACGAGCTCGAGGCACTGCGGCGGCAGTTCGCCGGCGTCGGCCGCCTCGGTGTTGCGTTCTCCGGCGGCGTCGACTCGTCGGTGCTGCTCGCCGCCGCGGTCCGCGAGCTCGGCGCGGATCGGGTGATCGCCATCCTCGGCGTCTCGCCCAGCCTGGCCACCGCCGAACGTGCCGCGGCGCACGAGGTCGCCCGCTTCATCGGCGCCCCGGTGATCGAGGTGGAGACCCACGAGGGTGAACGCCCGGAGTACCGCGCCAACGGTGCCGATCGCTGCTACTTCTGCAAGGACGAGCTGTTCACCCGGATCGATGATCAGCTGGTGGCCGAGCACGGGTTGGACGCGATCGCGTACGGGGAGAACGCCGACGACGCGCTGCGTCCGGACCGTCCCGGCGCCGCCGCGGCCAGCCAACATCGGGTGCTGCGGCCACTGGCCGCGGCCGGTCTGGACAAGCAGGCGGTACGCCGGCTGGCGCGGGCCTGGCGGCTGCCGTCGGCCGACAAGCCCGCCGCGCCCTGTTTGGCATCGCGGATCCCGCACCACCAGGAAGTCACCCCGGAGAAGTTGCAGCAGATCGATCAGGCCGAAGCCGCTCTGCGGGAGCTGGGCTTCACCGACTTCCGAGTCCGACACCACGGCGAGATCGCCCGGATCGAACTGCCCACCGACGACCTCGTGCGGGCCGTGACCCCGCCGCTGAACGGCGACATCCGCCGCGCCGTCCAACGCGCCGGATTCCGTTACGCGGCAGTGGATCTGGCCGGAATGCAGTCCGGCGCCTTCACCCTCACCGTCCTGGGCCAGCGCGATGCCTGA
- a CDS encoding ArsB/NhaD family transporter, producing MSVQIVLALLIFVAVYFFIATEKLPRVTVALAGAAAMVLIGATDAEHSFFSEETGVDWNVIFLLLGMMIIVGILRQTGIFEFLAIWAAKRARGRPFVIMAMMIVITGVLSAFLDNVTTVLLVVPVTILVCDRLGVPPIPYLIAEVMASNIGGAATLIGDPPNIIIASPSRGNLSFNDFLINTAPIVVILLAALIVLCRFLFRSAFVYNPERAARVMALNEREALRDKVLLIKSLVVVGLVLAAFVLHSVIGLDVSVVALLGSGLLILLTRLGNAKNFSEVEWETLLFFAGLFIMVGSLVNLGIIDAVGKAAGDLIEGHYLAGALALLVGSAVLSGIIDNIPYVTTMAPLTADLVQAGGDVAKPLWWALALGADLGGNATAIGASANVVMIGIAKRNDIDITFWGFTKYGLIVTAMTIAICIPYLWLRYFA from the coding sequence ATGAGCGTACAGATCGTCCTGGCCCTGTTGATCTTCGTCGCCGTCTACTTCTTCATCGCCACCGAGAAACTGCCCCGGGTCACGGTTGCCCTGGCCGGTGCGGCGGCGATGGTGCTGATCGGTGCTACCGACGCCGAACACTCCTTCTTCTCCGAGGAGACCGGCGTCGACTGGAATGTGATCTTCCTGCTGCTCGGGATGATGATCATCGTCGGCATCCTGCGGCAGACCGGCATCTTCGAATTCTTGGCCATCTGGGCCGCCAAACGGGCTCGCGGGCGGCCGTTCGTGATCATGGCGATGATGATCGTGATCACCGGCGTGCTGTCGGCATTCCTGGACAACGTGACCACTGTGCTGTTGGTGGTACCGGTGACGATCTTGGTCTGTGATCGGCTCGGCGTGCCGCCGATCCCGTACCTGATTGCCGAAGTGATGGCCAGCAACATCGGCGGTGCGGCCACCCTGATCGGTGATCCGCCCAACATCATCATCGCCAGCCCGAGCCGGGGCAACCTGTCCTTCAACGACTTCTTGATCAACACGGCGCCGATCGTGGTGATCCTGTTGGCGGCCCTGATCGTGTTGTGCCGCTTCCTGTTCCGGTCGGCCTTCGTCTACAACCCCGAACGGGCAGCCCGGGTGATGGCCCTGAACGAACGCGAAGCGCTGCGGGACAAGGTGTTGTTGATCAAGTCGCTGGTCGTGGTCGGTCTGGTGCTGGCCGCGTTCGTGCTGCACTCGGTGATCGGCTTGGACGTGTCGGTGGTGGCGCTGCTCGGCTCCGGCTTGTTGATCTTGCTCACCCGGCTCGGCAACGCGAAGAACTTCTCCGAGGTCGAGTGGGAGACCCTGCTCTTCTTCGCCGGGCTGTTCATCATGGTCGGTTCGCTGGTCAACCTCGGCATCATCGACGCTGTCGGCAAGGCCGCCGGCGATCTGATCGAGGGCCACTATCTGGCCGGTGCCCTGGCGCTGCTGGTCGGGTCGGCGGTGCTCAGCGGGATCATCGACAACATTCCGTACGTGACCACGATGGCGCCGCTGACCGCCGACCTGGTCCAGGCCGGCGGTGACGTGGCCAAGCCGCTGTGGTGGGCGCTGGCGCTGGGCGCAGACCTGGGCGGGAACGCGACCGCGATCGGTGCCAGCGCCAACGTGGTGATGATCGGCATCGCCAAACGCAACGACATCGACATCACCTTCTGGGGTTTCACCAAGTACGGCCTGATCGTGACCGCGATGACGATCGCGATCTGCATCCCGTACCTGTGGCTGCGCTACTTCGCCTGA
- a CDS encoding CBS domain-containing protein yields MRARDIQVETPMISRRSSVAEASRMIADRGKIGVVVADDRGTPLGMITALDVFRLALPDYLLDDSSLAATLDEQAIEELIAPLRDKTVAEVIADQAVRLRPVPTVDADATVLEIAAVLVSAGSMIAVVGAAGRDGARVVTLPIVLDAVLNVAGPASGEHG; encoded by the coding sequence ATGCGAGCACGCGACATCCAGGTCGAGACCCCGATGATCAGTCGGCGAAGTTCGGTGGCCGAGGCCAGCCGGATGATCGCCGACCGCGGCAAGATCGGCGTCGTCGTCGCCGATGATCGCGGTACGCCGCTGGGCATGATCACCGCGCTGGATGTGTTCCGGCTGGCATTGCCGGACTATCTGCTGGACGACTCGTCGCTGGCGGCAACCCTGGACGAGCAGGCGATCGAGGAACTGATCGCGCCGCTGCGGGACAAGACGGTGGCCGAGGTGATCGCCGACCAGGCGGTCCGACTGCGACCAGTGCCAACGGTGGACGCGGATGCGACCGTGCTGGAGATCGCCGCCGTGTTGGTGTCCGCCGGTTCGATGATCGCGGTGGTCGGGGCTGCCGGCCGCGACGGGGCGCGCGTGGTCACCTTGCCGATCGTGCTCGATGCCGTGCTGAACGTGGCCGGGCCGGCCTCGGGTGAGCACGGATGA